The sequence below is a genomic window from Massilia oculi.
GCAGCCACGCCCGGTGTATGTGGAATCCCGTCCGGTCTATGTCCAGCCCCGTCCGGTGTACGTGCAACCGCGCCCGGTCTACATCGACAATCGCGGCCGCGGCTGGGACCGGCATGATCGCCATGACCGTCGGGATCGCCACGACCGCTGGGATCGCGACGACCGCCGAGGTCATCACTACGGCCACGGCCGCTGATCCACGCCGATCCAATGAGCCGCGCACCGCGCGGCTTTTTTTCGTCTCCCCTCCGCTAGTTCCCCACATCGGCGCCATGCGCCAGGTTCGGGGACACCATGTACGAAGCAGGCACCGTCGTTTCGCTGGCCGGCGGCCAGTATCGCTTGCGCGAGGCGCTGGCCGGATCGGCCTATGGCGTCGTGTGGCGCGCCGACAGCCTGCAGGCCAACGGTTGCGTGGCCCTCAAGCTGGTCAACCTGGAACAGATGGAACGCGCCCCAACCGGCCTGCGCGCACGCTGGCTGGCCAGCGCCAGCACCGAGATCGCCTTCCTGCGCGGCCTGGCGCCGTGGGATGGCCGCCACATCGTGCGCCTGCTCGACAGCGGCGAGCACGCCGGCATGCCGGCGATGGCGCTCGAGCTGCTCGACGGCGACCTGGCCGGCCACCTGACCCGCGAGATGGCGCTGGGGCGCACGATCGCCCCTGCCCGCGCGCTGGCCTGGATCGGCCAGGTCAGCCAGGCGCTGGCCAAGGTGCACGCCAGCGGCTGGCGCTATCTCGACCTCAAACCGGGCAACCTGCTGCTGGACGGCGCGAACGACAGCGTCAAGCTGGCCGATTTCGGCACCAACCGCCGCCTCGACGACCTGCGCGCGCACACCTATGCCGGCACCGCCAACTGGCAAGCCCCGGAACAGTTCTTCCCCGACGCCAACGGCTACGCCACCGAGGCGCGCACCGATTATTTCGCCCTTGGCGCCCTGCTCTACTACCTGGTCTGCGGGCGCCTGCTGCGCTACAGCAGCGCCTGCGGCCAGGCCTGGCAGGCGCACGGGCGCGACGCGGCGGCCAGCCTGCTGGCCGAGCGCCAGGCCCGGCCAGCTGTACTACAACCGGACGAAGCGGCGCTGTTCGCCAGCCGACTGGGCCCGGCCGCCGCGCCCGGCCTTGCGCTGCTGCGCGCGCTGGTGGCCGAGCGTCCCGCCGATCGTCCGAGCCATGCGCTGGACATCAGCCGCGGCCTGGCGGACATCGTCTCCGCCCTGAATGCCGAACCGCTGCGGAGCGCGGCATGAGGCGCCTATCCCTCGGCGCCACCCTGGCCGCGACCCTGCTCGCGCTGCTGTGCGCCGTGCAGCTGCTGGCCTTGATGAGGGCGCCGGCCGCCTGGACGCCGGCCGGGATCGCAGTGACCCTCGCCCCCGGAGAATCGGCCATGCTGGGCCGCCAGGAACTGGGCGCGCCGCGCGCGGCGCCGCGCCAGGTGGTGCTGCGCCGCGACCGTGACGGCGACTGGCTGCTGCGCAACGCCGAACCGCAGCAAGCCGTCGTGCTGCGCCGGGGCGATGCGCGCCAGCGCAGCAGCGACCTGCCGCTCGCGGCCGGCCAGCGCATCCAGGCCGGCGCGCGGCGATTGCAGGTGGTCTCCGCCGAAGCGGGACGCGTCACCCTGCACGATGGCGAGCAGACCTGGACCTACGACGGCGCCACCGTGCTGCGCGACGGCCAGCCCCAGCCGGCCTGTCCCGACGCCGGCCTGTCGGCGCGCGCGGTAGCGGCCTGGAACCGCTGGCTGCCGCAAGGAGCGAGCCTGGCCCGTCCCCTGAGCCTCGGCGGTCTGCTCTACTGCGGCAACCGCATCGCCGCCGCCGCGATCGAACCCGGCGACGCCCTGCTGCTGCGCCAGGAGGACGGTCGCATCGCCCTGTCGGCGCGCGGCGCCCAGCCGGTGCTGGTCTCGCAGGGCGCCGGCTGGATCGACGCCGCCCAGCGCGAGCTGCCGCTGGCGGACGTGGACGGCTTCGCCGTCGGCCGCACCCTGTTCACCATCGCGCGGGATGGCGCTACCTTGCTCCTGTCGCCGTCGCGCCAGGTCGCGCTGTCGGCGTCGCCCGCGAATCAGTTGCCGGCCACGGTGAGCTGGCGCTGGGAGCAACGCGACCATCTCGCCCTGCCCGCGCCGCCGTCGCTGGCCTGGGCCGCCGCCTGCCTCGTCCTGATGATGGGACTCGCCTGCATCGCGCCATCGCTGCGCCAGCGCAGGGGATATTCGGCGCTCGTGCGCCCCTTCGCAGCAAGCCTGCTGGCCGCCAGCGCCATGCTGTTGCTGGTGACCCAGCGCACCGTCGGCGCACCCGGCGCTGCCATCTCCCTGCTGCTGGCATGGGCCACGCTCTGGCTCACCCTGCTGTATCCGCGCCGCGCCTCGCTGCTGGCATCCAGCGCCGTGCTGCTGCTCGGCGCCGGCCTGCTGGTGCAGCTCGAGATGGGGCTGGGGGCGAGCGACACGGCCTGGCTGCGCCACTTCCAGAACACGACCGCGCTGCTGGGGCTTGGCCTGCCCGGCGCCCTGCTGTTGCTGTCGTGTTTCGCCCGCGGCGCCGTGTCGCGCCCGGTCACCGAACGCGTGCTGCTGGTATGCGCCGCGCTCGCGCTGGGCGGCTTGCTGCTGCAGGTGTGCTTCGGCGGCGAAACCGGCGTGTTCGACATCCAGCCCTTCGAATTCGCCAAGTTCGCCCTGGCCGCGTTGAGCGCCCACTGCCTGGCGCTGGCCGCCGGCGGGGCCGCGCACGAGCGGCGCGACTGGCGCTTCTGGCTGCGGATGGCTGCGCCGGTGCTGCTGTTCGTGTTCCTGCTCGCCGCGGCCCTGGTGCGGGTCGACGATTATTCTCCGCTGCTGCTGCTGCTGGTCTGGAGCGGCGCCATGCTGCTGGCCTGGTGCGCGAGTCACGGGCGGCGCGCGGCGCTGGCCTCGGTCCTCGTGGCCGCAGCCCTGCTGGCGGCGGGCGGCGTGACGATGCGCGCCGGCGGCGACCTGCTCGGCGCCTTCGGCTTCTATCCCGAGCGCTTCCAGGTCTGGAGCGAGCCGGCCATTCACCCTCACACCGGCCAGCAGATGCTGCAGGGCAGCCGCGCCATCGTGCAGGGCGGCTGGCTGGGCGCCGACCAGTTGCTCGGCCTGGCGGCGCTGGGCGGCGCGGCCGGCGAGGCCCTGTCCATTCCCGCGATCCAGGACGACTTCGCCCCCTCCTTCCTGCTGCACCGCCATGGGCTGGCGGCGGGCCTGGCCTTGTGGAGCCTGCAAGCGCTGTTCCTGGCGGCGCTGCTGCGCGCCGCCGCCGGCGCCTGGCGCTGCTCGAACGAGGCCAAGGACTTCCGGCGCGCCTGGAGCGGCCGCTTCCAGTGCTTCGCCCTGTGCGGCGGCGCGGCCTTCGTCGCCGGCCACCTGCTGCTGTCGTGGGGCACCAACCTCGCCATGTTCCCGATCATGGGCCAGCCCATGAGCTTCCTGTCCGCGGGCGGCTCGCACCTGCTGTTTTTCATCTGCCCCCTGCTAGCGTTCGGCATGGCGAGCACCCAATTCAACGAGGAGAGTCAATCATGCCGGTCTATGTCCAACACGAAGTCCTAGGCAAGGTCCAGGATGTGTTCAACGCCGACGCCCTGTGGCAGGCGCCTGGCCTCGCGCTGTTCTCGCGCCGTCCGCTGCTGCGCGACCTGCTCGAGCGCTCGCCGCGCGAGCAGCGCGGCCGCGCGGCCACCCGCTGCTTCTCGCACGTAACCCTGGTGCTGCCGCAGGACGAGGTCGACGACGACCGTCACCTGACCCGCGGCGCGCGCGTGCGCGACCTGGCGCAATCGCTGGCCGCCCTGCACCAGAAAGATTTCGGCGACCTGCTCGGCGGCGACGAAGTACGCTACCACGTGCTGGGCAGCGACGACCTCGATCCGGGCGAAGTGCAGGTCAAGTTCGGCCACGCCGTCTACCTGCCGGCGCCGGGCGAGCAAGTCCAGTACACGGTGACCGCCTCGCGCGACAGCGCGATCTGGCAGCCGGTCTGCGCCATCTATCCGAACCAGCGCCTGACCCTGGTCGGCCTGGACGGCGCCAACGCCACCTTCGCGGTGCCCGGCTGGCCGTTCGGCCCGGAAGGCGGGCTGCTGCTGGTAAACGACGGCGCAGGCGCCCCGCTCGAACTGCAGGTGCGTCCGAAGGACAGTTTCGAATGCCGCTTCGATGCCGCCAACGGCTACTACGTCCTGCGCGGCAAGGGCGCCAGCGCCCAGCGCCTGCTCCTGAAAATCAGCCGCGTCGGCGCCAGCGCGGGCGCCGCCGTCCGTCCGCAGCCTGCGCCGACGTCCAGCGCCGCACCCGCCACACCAAGCGCGCAGCCTCAGCGCAGCCCGGCGGTATGGAAGTCGCGCACCACCACGCCGCTGGCCGCCGACATGACCGCGATGCCGCTGGCCGCTCCGAGCCCGGCGACTAAACCGACGCCAACGACCGAGCTCGATGCGACCTACGCCCCGGTTGCGCGCCACCGCATCACACTGGCCGCGCTGGCCCTGCCGCGCCTGAGCCGCTACCGTGAGACCGGCGCCCAGGAACTCGAGGTCGGCCTGAACGCCCAGCTGCTGCCCGGTGCGCCGGGCAAGGACAGCGTCATCCGCTTCGCGGTCGACGATGCCGACGAGCTGCACGCAA
It includes:
- a CDS encoding FtsW/RodA/SpoVE family cell cycle protein, with protein sequence MRRLSLGATLAATLLALLCAVQLLALMRAPAAWTPAGIAVTLAPGESAMLGRQELGAPRAAPRQVVLRRDRDGDWLLRNAEPQQAVVLRRGDARQRSSDLPLAAGQRIQAGARRLQVVSAEAGRVTLHDGEQTWTYDGATVLRDGQPQPACPDAGLSARAVAAWNRWLPQGASLARPLSLGGLLYCGNRIAAAAIEPGDALLLRQEDGRIALSARGAQPVLVSQGAGWIDAAQRELPLADVDGFAVGRTLFTIARDGATLLLSPSRQVALSASPANQLPATVSWRWEQRDHLALPAPPSLAWAAACLVLMMGLACIAPSLRQRRGYSALVRPFAASLLAASAMLLLVTQRTVGAPGAAISLLLAWATLWLTLLYPRRASLLASSAVLLLGAGLLVQLEMGLGASDTAWLRHFQNTTALLGLGLPGALLLLSCFARGAVSRPVTERVLLVCAALALGGLLLQVCFGGETGVFDIQPFEFAKFALAALSAHCLALAAGGAAHERRDWRFWLRMAAPVLLFVFLLAAALVRVDDYSPLLLLLVWSGAMLLAWCASHGRRAALASVLVAAALLAAGGVTMRAGGDLLGAFGFYPERFQVWSEPAIHPHTGQQMLQGSRAIVQGGWLGADQLLGLAALGGAAGEALSIPAIQDDFAPSFLLHRHGLAAGLALWSLQALFLAALLRAAAGAWRCSNEAKDFRRAWSGRFQCFALCGGAAFVAGHLLLSWGTNLAMFPIMGQPMSFLSAGGSHLLFFICPLLAFGMASTQFNEESQSCRSMSNTKS
- a CDS encoding protein kinase domain-containing protein — protein: MYEAGTVVSLAGGQYRLREALAGSAYGVVWRADSLQANGCVALKLVNLEQMERAPTGLRARWLASASTEIAFLRGLAPWDGRHIVRLLDSGEHAGMPAMALELLDGDLAGHLTREMALGRTIAPARALAWIGQVSQALAKVHASGWRYLDLKPGNLLLDGANDSVKLADFGTNRRLDDLRAHTYAGTANWQAPEQFFPDANGYATEARTDYFALGALLYYLVCGRLLRYSSACGQAWQAHGRDAAASLLAERQARPAVLQPDEAALFASRLGPAAAPGLALLRALVAERPADRPSHALDISRGLADIVSALNAEPLRSAA